A section of the Burkholderia mallei ATCC 23344 genome encodes:
- a CDS encoding pseudouridine synthase, producing the protein MRLIALNKPFGTICQFSAHETRASLGDWVKTPGVYPAGRLDADSEGLLLLTDDGALQAKIAEPRHKLVKRYWAQVEGAPDAAALAALERGVDLGDYVSRPCRARFITPPGALWPRNPPIRHRAAIPTAWIELEIAEGKNRQVRRMTAAVGFPTLRLVRVGIGALDVFALGLAPGETRELPPRAPWERAQRPG; encoded by the coding sequence ATGCGCCTCATCGCCCTCAACAAGCCGTTCGGCACGATCTGCCAGTTCTCTGCGCACGAAACCCGCGCATCGCTCGGCGACTGGGTGAAGACGCCCGGCGTCTATCCGGCGGGCCGCCTCGATGCCGACAGCGAGGGGCTGCTCCTGCTCACCGACGACGGCGCGCTGCAGGCGAAGATCGCCGAGCCGCGCCACAAGCTCGTCAAGCGCTACTGGGCGCAGGTCGAGGGCGCGCCCGACGCGGCCGCGCTCGCCGCGCTCGAGCGCGGCGTCGATCTCGGCGATTACGTGAGCCGCCCGTGTCGCGCGCGCTTCATCACGCCGCCCGGCGCGCTCTGGCCGCGCAACCCGCCGATCCGCCACCGCGCGGCGATCCCGACGGCCTGGATCGAGCTCGAGATCGCCGAAGGCAAGAACCGCCAGGTGCGGCGAATGACCGCGGCCGTCGGCTTCCCGACGCTGCGCCTCGTTCGCGTCGGCATCGGCGCGCTCGACGTGTTCGCGCTCGGCCTTGCGCCCGGCGAAACGCGCGAGCTGCCGCCGCGCGCGCCGTGGGAACGCGCGCAGCGGCCCGGATGA
- the icd gene encoding NADP-dependent isocitrate dehydrogenase, whose translation MPYQHIKVPEGGDKITVNKDFSLNVSDQPIIPYIEGDGTGFDITPVMIKVVDAAVEKAYGGKKKIHWMEIYAGEKATKVYGPDVWLPEETLQVLKEYVVSIKGPLTTPVGGGIRSLNVALRQELDLYVCLRPIQYFKGVPSPVREPEKTNMVIFRENSEDIYAGIEWAAESEQAKKVIKFLQEEMGVKKIRFPQTSGIGIKPVSKEGTERLVRKAIQYAIDNDRKSVTLVHKGNIMKFTEGAFRDAGYALAQKEFGAELIDGGPWMKFKNPKTGNEIVVKDSIADAFLQQILLRPAEYDVIATLNLNGDYISDALAAQVGGIGIAPGANLSDSVAMFEATHGTAPKYAGKDYVNPGSEILSAEMMLRHLGWTEAADVIISAMEKSIKQKRVTYDFARLMEGATQVSCSGFGQVLIENME comes from the coding sequence ATGCCGTATCAGCACATCAAGGTTCCGGAAGGCGGTGACAAGATCACCGTCAACAAGGATTTCTCGCTCAACGTTTCCGATCAGCCGATCATCCCTTACATCGAGGGCGACGGCACGGGCTTCGACATCACGCCGGTGATGATCAAGGTCGTCGACGCGGCGGTCGAGAAGGCGTACGGCGGCAAGAAGAAGATTCACTGGATGGAGATCTACGCCGGCGAGAAGGCGACGAAGGTCTACGGCCCGGACGTGTGGCTGCCGGAAGAGACGCTGCAGGTGCTGAAGGAATACGTCGTGTCGATCAAGGGGCCGCTCACGACCCCGGTCGGCGGCGGCATCCGCTCGCTGAACGTCGCGCTGCGTCAGGAGCTCGACCTGTACGTCTGCCTGCGCCCGATCCAGTACTTCAAGGGCGTGCCTTCGCCCGTGCGCGAGCCGGAGAAAACCAACATGGTCATCTTCCGCGAGAACTCGGAAGACATCTACGCCGGCATCGAATGGGCGGCCGAATCCGAGCAGGCGAAGAAGGTCATCAAGTTCCTGCAGGAAGAGATGGGCGTGAAGAAGATCCGCTTCCCGCAGACCTCGGGCATCGGCATCAAGCCCGTGTCGAAGGAAGGCACCGAGCGCCTCGTGCGCAAGGCGATCCAGTACGCGATCGACAACGACCGCAAGTCGGTCACGCTCGTCCACAAGGGCAACATCATGAAGTTCACGGAAGGTGCGTTCCGTGACGCCGGCTATGCGCTCGCGCAGAAGGAATTCGGCGCCGAGCTGATCGACGGCGGCCCGTGGATGAAGTTCAAGAACCCGAAGACGGGCAACGAGATCGTGGTCAAGGATTCGATCGCCGACGCGTTCCTGCAGCAGATCCTGCTGCGCCCGGCCGAATACGACGTGATCGCGACGCTGAACCTGAACGGCGACTACATCTCGGACGCGCTCGCCGCGCAAGTCGGCGGCATCGGCATCGCGCCGGGCGCGAACCTGTCGGATTCGGTCGCGATGTTCGAAGCGACGCACGGCACGGCGCCGAAGTACGCGGGCAAGGATTACGTGAACCCGGGTTCGGAAATCCTGTCGGCCGAAATGATGCTACGCCACCTCGGCTGGACCGAAGCGGCCGACGTGATCATTTCCGCGATGGAGAAGTCGATCAAGCAGAAGCGCGTCACGTACGACTTCGCGCGCCTGATGGAAGGCGCGACGCAAGTGTCGTGCTCGGGCTTCGGTCAGGTGCTGATCGAAAACATGGAGTAA
- a CDS encoding multicopper oxidase family protein, protein MLRRHFLSSALAAAAASLFARGAFAAGQAMDGMQGMEGMDDMPDMKPAPAHARHGKPAPTPASALAAADALPAGAPLAALRVLANESREPGVFRATLVAQPVARALLPGAAPTTLWQFGAGTQGPAVGPLIDVREGDAVEIRFVNRLPQPSTIHWHGLPVPPDQDGNPSDLVAPGATRVYRFTLPKGSAGTYWYHPHPHMATAEQVFRGLAGPIVVRAADDPLAGWPERHLFVSDLKLARDGAIAPNDMMDWMNGRQGQFALVNGARRPRISLTGDERWRVWNGCSARYLRITFDDGRPFAHVGTDGGLFDAPREVASLLLAPGERAELVVRAGDRASHAVLTALEYDRGKMAMAMSEAAHGSLPPDPALPLADVAFEPAAPRALPARLRAVPALGEPVARKEVVFGEQMDMAAMMRAGAHGRPAGMRFMVNGVTFEPHRATLTSRRGEIESWTIRNETDMDHPFHLHGTQFQVVEREIDGETTPEPYRAWRDTVNVRKGERVRILTTQTERGERMFHCHILEHEDLGMMGTLKVV, encoded by the coding sequence ATGTTGCGCAGACATTTCCTTTCGAGCGCGCTGGCGGCGGCCGCCGCGTCGCTTTTCGCGCGCGGCGCGTTTGCCGCAGGCCAAGCGATGGACGGCATGCAGGGCATGGAAGGCATGGACGACATGCCGGACATGAAGCCCGCGCCGGCTCACGCGCGGCACGGCAAGCCGGCGCCCACGCCCGCTTCCGCGCTGGCCGCCGCCGACGCGCTGCCGGCGGGCGCGCCGCTTGCCGCGTTGCGCGTGCTTGCAAACGAGAGCCGCGAGCCGGGCGTATTTCGCGCGACGCTCGTTGCGCAGCCCGTCGCGCGCGCGCTCCTGCCGGGCGCCGCGCCGACGACGCTCTGGCAGTTCGGCGCCGGCACGCAAGGGCCCGCGGTCGGCCCGCTCATCGACGTGCGCGAAGGCGATGCGGTCGAGATCCGCTTCGTGAACCGGCTGCCGCAGCCGTCGACGATCCACTGGCACGGATTGCCGGTGCCGCCCGATCAGGATGGCAATCCGTCCGATCTCGTCGCGCCGGGTGCGACGCGCGTCTATCGTTTCACACTGCCGAAAGGCAGCGCGGGCACGTACTGGTATCACCCGCATCCGCACATGGCGACGGCCGAGCAGGTGTTTCGCGGGCTCGCCGGCCCGATCGTCGTGCGCGCGGCCGACGATCCGCTCGCCGGCTGGCCCGAGCGGCATCTGTTCGTGTCCGATCTGAAGCTCGCGCGCGACGGCGCGATCGCGCCGAACGACATGATGGATTGGATGAACGGTCGCCAAGGTCAGTTCGCGCTCGTCAACGGTGCGCGACGGCCGCGCATTTCGCTCACCGGCGACGAACGCTGGCGCGTATGGAACGGGTGCAGCGCGCGCTACTTGCGCATCACGTTCGACGACGGAAGGCCGTTTGCGCACGTCGGCACGGACGGCGGGCTGTTCGACGCGCCGCGCGAGGTGGCCTCGCTGTTGCTCGCGCCGGGCGAGCGCGCCGAGCTCGTCGTGCGCGCGGGCGACCGTGCGTCGCACGCGGTGCTGACCGCGCTCGAGTACGATCGCGGCAAGATGGCGATGGCGATGTCGGAGGCGGCGCACGGCAGCCTGCCGCCCGATCCCGCGCTGCCGCTCGCCGACGTCGCATTCGAGCCGGCCGCGCCGCGCGCGTTGCCCGCCCGGCTGCGCGCGGTGCCCGCGCTCGGCGAGCCGGTCGCGCGCAAGGAGGTCGTGTTCGGCGAGCAGATGGACATGGCCGCGATGATGCGCGCGGGCGCGCATGGTCGACCGGCCGGCATGCGCTTCATGGTGAACGGCGTGACGTTCGAGCCGCATCGCGCGACGCTGACGAGCCGGCGCGGCGAGATCGAATCATGGACGATTCGCAACGAAACCGACATGGATCACCCGTTTCATCTGCACGGCACGCAATTCCAGGTCGTCGAGCGCGAGATCGACGGCGAGACGACGCCCGAGCCCTATCGCGCGTGGCGCGACACGGTGAACGTTCGGAAGGGCGAGCGCGTGCGGATTCTCACGACGCAGACCGAGCGCGGCGAGCGCATGTTCCACTGCCACATTCTCGAGCACGAGGATCTCGGGATGATGGGGACGCTGAAAGTCGTTTGA
- a CDS encoding IS1182-like element ISBma2 family transposase yields the protein MLKTPMPTQHELEMVTLEELVPKDHLLRQIDAAVDFEFIRAKVAHLYCADNGRPALDPVVMFKLLFIGYLFGVRSERQLMREVQVNVAYRWFARFRLTDKVPDASTFSQNRRRRFTDTTVYQEIFDEIVRQAIKRGLVDGRVLYTDSTHLKANANKGKFDVVKLEQTPAAYTEALNAAVDADRAAHGRKPLDRDDDEPPSSKDTKLSRTDPDSGYMVRDDKPKGFFYLDHRTVDAKHAIITDTHVTPASVHDSQPYLDRLDRQRERFEFKVEAVGLDAGYFTPAVCQGLEERGIAGVMGYRTPNHKPGMFYKRQFKYDAYRNEYVCPQGQALPYSTTNRLGYREYKSNAQICGRCPVRSQCTNSAIAVKVVTRHVWERAKERVDARRLTEWGQRIYARRKQTVERSFADAKQLHGHRYARMRGLRKVAEQCLLAAAAQNIKKIAMLLARKRKKGPAGPDWRFVRMLLRLVSGLRCSFDYPLAANPQS from the coding sequence ATGCTGAAGACGCCCATGCCCACGCAGCACGAACTCGAGATGGTGACGCTCGAGGAACTCGTGCCGAAGGACCACCTGCTGCGCCAGATCGATGCGGCGGTGGATTTCGAGTTCATCCGCGCGAAGGTGGCGCATCTGTATTGCGCGGACAACGGGCGGCCGGCGCTCGATCCCGTGGTGATGTTCAAGCTGTTGTTCATCGGCTACCTGTTCGGGGTGCGCAGCGAGCGGCAACTGATGCGTGAGGTCCAGGTCAACGTCGCCTATCGCTGGTTCGCCCGGTTCCGGCTGACCGACAAGGTGCCGGATGCGTCAACGTTCTCGCAGAATCGCCGCCGACGCTTCACGGACACGACGGTGTATCAGGAGATCTTCGACGAGATCGTGCGGCAGGCGATCAAGCGCGGGCTGGTCGACGGTCGGGTGCTGTACACGGACAGCACGCACCTGAAGGCGAACGCGAACAAAGGCAAGTTCGATGTGGTGAAGCTGGAGCAGACGCCGGCCGCCTACACGGAGGCATTGAACGCGGCAGTGGATGCGGACCGGGCCGCGCATGGCAGGAAGCCGCTGGATCGCGACGACGATGAGCCGCCGTCTAGCAAGGACACCAAGCTCAGCCGGACCGATCCGGACAGCGGCTACATGGTGCGGGACGACAAGCCGAAGGGGTTCTTCTATCTGGACCACCGCACGGTGGATGCCAAGCACGCGATCATCACCGATACGCATGTGACGCCGGCCTCGGTGCATGACAGCCAGCCGTATCTGGATCGGCTGGATCGCCAGCGCGAGCGCTTTGAGTTCAAGGTCGAGGCGGTGGGGCTGGATGCGGGCTACTTCACGCCGGCGGTGTGCCAGGGGCTGGAGGAGCGAGGGATTGCCGGGGTGATGGGCTATCGCACGCCGAACCACAAGCCGGGCATGTTCTACAAACGGCAGTTCAAGTACGACGCGTATCGCAACGAATACGTGTGCCCGCAGGGGCAGGCCCTGCCGTACAGCACGACCAATCGGCTCGGCTATCGGGAATACAAATCCAATGCGCAGATCTGCGGGCGCTGCCCGGTACGATCGCAGTGCACGAACAGTGCGATCGCGGTGAAGGTGGTAACGCGCCACGTGTGGGAGCGCGCCAAGGAGCGGGTGGACGCGCGGCGCTTGACCGAATGGGGCCAACGCATTTACGCGCGGCGCAAGCAGACGGTGGAGCGCAGCTTCGCCGATGCCAAGCAGCTGCATGGGCACCGTTATGCCCGTATGCGTGGGCTACGCAAGGTGGCCGAGCAGTGCTTGCTGGCCGCGGCGGCACAGAACATCAAGAAGATTGCGATGCTGCTGGCGCGGAAGCGGAAAAAGGGGCCAGCGGGTCCCGATTGGCGCTTCGTGCGCATGCTGCTGCGTCTGGTGAGCGGTTTGCGCTGCAGCTTCGACTACCCGCTCGCGGCGAACCCGCAATCCTGA